In one window of Thalassophryne amazonica chromosome 9, fThaAma1.1, whole genome shotgun sequence DNA:
- the si:dkey-251i10.1 gene encoding ADP/ATP translocase 3 produces the protein MSEQAISFAKDFLAGGISAAISKTAVAPIERVKLLLQVQHASKQMTADKHYKGIIDCVVRIPKEQGVLSFWRGNLANVIRYFPTQALNFAFKDKYKKIFLDGVDKRTQFWRYFAGNLASGGAAGATSLCFVYPLDFARTRLAADVGKAGPDREFKGLGDCLVKIFRSDGLRGLYQGFNVSVQGIIIYRAAYFGMYDTAKGMLPDPKNTHILISWMIAQTVTAIAGLTSYPFDTVRRRMMMQSGRKQADIMYSGTIDCWRKILRDEGGKAFFKGAWSNVLRGMGGAFVLVLYDEMKKFI, from the exons ATGAGTGAACAAGCGATTTCGTTCGCCAAGGACTTTTTGGCTGGTGGTATCTCCGCCGCCATCTCCAAAACAGCCGTCGCTCCTATCGAAAGAGTGAAACTTCTCCTTCAG GTCCAACATGCGAGCAAGCAGATGACCGCAGATAAGCATTACAAGGGCATCATCGATTGTGTTGTCCGTATCCCCAAAGAGCAGGGTGTCCTATCTTTCTGGAGAGGTAACCTTGCCAATGTCATCAGATATTTCCCCACCCAGGCCCTCAACTTTGCCTTCAAGGACAAGTACAAGAAGATCTTCCTTGATGGAGTTGACAAGCGCACCCAGTTCTGGAGGTACTTTGCTGGTAACTTGGCATCCGGCGGTGCAGCAGGAGCCACCTCTCTGTGTTTCGTGTATCCTCTCGACTTTGCCCGAACACGTCTTGCAGCTGATGTTGGAAAGGCAGGACCTGACAGAGAGTTTAAGGGTCTGGGTGACTGCCTGGTGAAGATCTTCAGGTCTGATGGTCTGCGGGGTTTGTACCAGGGCTTCAATGTTTCTGTGCAGGGCATCATCATCTACAGGGCTGCATACTTTGGCATGTATGACACAGCTAAGG GAATGCTTCCAGATCCCAAGAACACCCACATATTGATTAGCTGGATGATTGCACAGACTGTAACAGCTATTGCTGGCCTGACTTCATACCCCTTTGACACTGTCCGTCGACGTATGATGATGCAGTCCGGACGCAAACAGG CCGACATCATGTACAGCGGGACCATTGACTGCTGGCGCAAAATTTTACGCGACGAGGGTGGAAAGGCTTTCTTCAAAGGTGCCTGGTCCAACGTGCTCAGAGGCATGGGAGGTGCTTTTGTGCTGGTGCTGTATGATGAGATGAAGAAATTCATCTAA